The nucleotide sequence AACAGCCGCACGGGTCGCATGCATCGCGTCATCAACGCGATCCTTGCGTTCCCTCACTTCGACTTCGGTCGCGCCGCCGACGCGGATCACCGCGACGCCGCCTGCGAGCTTGGCCAGACGCTCCTGCAGCTTCTCGCGGTCGTAGTCCGAAGTGGTCTCTTCGATCTGCGCCTTGATCTGTGTAATGCGCGCCTCGATGTCGGCCTTCTTGCCGGCGCCGTTGACGATGGTGGTGTTTTCCTTGTCGATCATCACCTTCTTGGCGCGGCCTAGCATGTTCAGGGTCACGTTCTCAAGCTTGATGCCGAGGTCTTCCGAGATCGCCTGACCGCCGGTCAGAACTGCGATGTCCTGCAGCATGGCCTTGCGGCGATCGCCAAATCCTGGCGCCTTCACAGCGGCGACCTTCAGACCACCGCGCAGGCGGTTCACAACGAGCGTGGCCAAGGCCTCGCCTTCGACGTCTTCAGCAACGATGACGAGCGGCTTGCCGGTCTGCACGACGGCTTCCAGCAGCGGAAGCAGTTCGTTCAGCGAGGAGAGCTTCCTTTCGTAGATCAGGATGTAGGCGTCGTCGAATTCAACGCGCATCTTGTCGGCGTTGGTGACGAAGTAGGGGGAGATGTAGCCGCGGTCGAACTGCATGCCTTCGACGACGTCCAGTTCGGTCTCGAGCGACTTGGCTTCTTCAACCGTGATGACGCCCTCGTTGCCGACCTTCTTCATCGCGTCGGCGAGGAACTTGCCGATTTCCGCGTCGCCGTTGGCCGAGATGGTGCCGACCTGGGCGATCTCGTCGTTCGACGTGACCTTCTTGGAGTTCTTGACGAGGTCCGCAACGACCGCTTCGACCGCGAGGTCGATGCCGCGCTTGAGATCCATCGGGTTCATGCCGGCGGCAACCGCCTTGCAGCCTTCCTTCACGATCGCAGCCGCCAGAACGGTCGCGGTGGTGGTGCCGTCGCCGGCAGCATCCGCCGACTTCGAGGCCACTTCGCGCACCATCTGCGCGCCCATGTTCTCGAACTTGTCTTCAAGTTCGATTTCCTTGGCGACGGTAACGCCGTCCTTGGTGATGCGCGGAGCGCCGAACGACTTGTCGAGGACGACATTCCGGCCCTTGGGGCCAAGCGTGACCTTCACGGCGTTGTTGAGGATTTCGACACCGCGCAGCATCTTGTCGCGCGCATCGACCGAGAATTTGACTTCCTTGGCTGACATAACTTGTCTCCCTGAGTTGATCTTTGTTGCTCACCTCAGGAAGCCGACCCTTTGCGGACGTCTCGAAGGATGAGATGTGAGTGCTGAGGGCATCATCCTTCGAGACGCCAGCTGCGCCCGCCGGCTGCTCAGGATGAGGAAACTGGCTGACAGCTTAAGCGGCCTTCTTCTTGGAAGCGGGAACGTCGGTGATAACGCCCATGATGTCGCTTTCCTTCATGATCAGCACGTCCTGGCCGTCGATCTTGACCTCGGTGCCGGACCACTTGCCGAACAGGACGATATCGCCGACCTTGAGGTCGATCGGGATCAGCTTGCCGGCTTCGTCACGGCCGCCCGGACCAACCGAAAGGATTTCGCCCTGCGACGGCTTTTCCTTGGCATTGTCCGGAATGATGATGCCGCCAGCGGTCTTGTCTTCTACGTCGATGCGCTTGACTGCCGCGGTCGTGAAGCGGACGGAATTTCATGCGATCCTCCTATGCCTCTGAAGATGTTATAATTTTTGAATTGGCAGTCACAGCACGCGAGTGCTAAAGCGATCCTTGTACATAAGCCGGTCATGCGGAAGTGCAAGGTGTACCGAAAACTCCATCCGAGTTTATCGAGTGAAAGATTCACCTAAGCTGGCGCTATGATCGCGCTACTGGCGCGCGATCCATTCTGGGGTGGGGTTTGTTGTGACGTTGACCCAGGCCTCTGCGATTGAGCCGCACGCCAATGTCGGTGCCAGCGCCGGCTTCGATGTGGCGCCAACGTAGCCGGCTTGGTAATCGGGGCGCGACTGCGCGTCCCTGGATTCGTTGAGCCGTCGGTCATATCCGGGCGAAATTGTCTCGGTTGGGGACGAGCAAATGCTGGCATCATCGAGCTCCAGGCGATGCGCGATAGAGCTGCGGCAATTTCCACAGGTCTCTTCTTGCAAGATCCCTTCGACTATCTGGTTTCGGGGTCGTCCCGTTCAGACTGCCGTTCGCAGCCGCCTCATCGTGAACTCGATCTCCCCGCCTGGCAGCTCGCGCCAATGCTCGACCTCGCTCATGAAGGCGGGCTTCGGGTAGCGATCGAGGAATTCCCTCACCGTTTGGCGGGCGTCGTCACGGGGTTGGGTGAAGGTCTCTCGCACGAAACCATCGTGGGCGCGGTGCTGCGCGCGATGATCGCGCATCCGGTCCGCCTGCTCACGCGGGGTCTTGGGCCCTGCCATCGCTGCTACTCCATATAAGCGATGTCTATTAGATAGATTGGCCGCGGTTCTGGTCAGGGCAAGTCCAGAGCAACCCATTACTGCAAAGAAAAAGGCGCGCCCCCCCGCGAGGCATTAGATAATTCGCCTGTTCGCTAAAGGAACGGGGCCGAATTGAACCTACGGCAGGCTTGATCCGATGCCGACGCGAGCGGGCGTGGCCATTGCCCAAACGCTTATCGCGTCGGTCTATAAAAGATGGGCGCAGGCAGATTGATGCGCTCATGCAGCCCTCGCTTGTAGGGGGCCGGATAAACCACCATCTGTAAGGCTCACCCCCGTCTGAGGGCCATTCTCATGGTTGTCGCTGGCGGCGATTACGTCCATTTCGTTGTGGAGTACGGCGGCAAAATTGAAAAGTGCCGGGTAACGGAGACTGCCCTTCTGAACAGAGAACGCTTGAGCAAGAAGTATGCAGGCCACGCACAGCTCATCGCTATCTTTGTAAGACACCGAGCCGAGATCGAATGTCTCGCACTCGCGAAGTTGCAGAGGGAGGGTCACTCTGACCGCAGTGTTGTAGTGACCACTGAGGATCTGAACCCTTGATGTAGCTGGCTGTTCGACGCCCTTGCTTACGCAAGAACAACGTGGCCACTAGCTGTTGAGCGGCGATGACGTGAAAACGAAGAACCCGTATGAACAAGACGCTGATATCGATAGAAGAACTGAAGCAAATCGCTCTCAGAGAAATCCACACTTACCCCGGATGCAAGGACGTATCCGCCGTCGGTATTTATCCCATCACAGACGAGGTAGCCGGAACAATTGGTCTGTCCAAATCGTAAGCAGCGAAGGCGTTGACCCCCAAGCCACAAACCGCGCTGCGATTTATGCCAAGCACAAGCTTCGTCACGAATACAATCTGTGGACGGGGTGAGCCTCTTATGCCAGCAGCAAACGCATTAGTTCTTTCTGGGCGGCGGTTCGTTCGCTACTTCCTCTGCCAATAGCTTTAAAAATTTCTCCACGAGACTGCGATAGAGCTTAAGGTTTTGCTGGCGAATGAAAAATTGATGCTCCATAGCTACCTCCTCTGAGGGCATGGACCGAAGGGCATCGTGCGCCTAAGAGTGGCAAGTGTCGAGCACGTATTGTCTCCCAGAACGATCAAGGAAAACGACTTGTTCGACTTCCTGCGCGCTGAAAAGAGGCTTATTGATTTAAAGCCACGGCAAACACCCGCCGGTTCAGGCCGACGAGCTTTATTCTTTTCGGTGCCACGAACAGGTGCCTTCCGGCTCAACGGCAGAAATCTAGAAGGCCATCTCCGGGCGTGGTTCGGGCAGTGCCGCATCTTCTGCCTGATGGGAGTCACGCTCCTGGGCAGTAACCGGCAACTGCAGGACCAGGGCACGCTGCCCCTCCAATAACAGCGTCACCAGAACCGTGTTTCCATCGGGAAACATCAGCGCATCGTGATGCTGATGCTGAGTATTTGGTCCAACAGCACAGAAACGTGCGACTTGGACGTCGGCGCTCCTGGTCGAGATCCAGTTGCGATCGTATTTGATGTCCTGGTCGAAGGCGAGTTCGGTGCCAGGGAGAAGGCACACGGCAACACCCGGGTCGCCTTCAGCGGCGAAACCACGGGTCGACGTTCCATGGAAACTTGTCGAGACAAGCGTTTCTCCAACCTTGGCTGGACGAGACGCTACGGCATGCAAGCTGTAATCACACATGAGATTTGCTCCTCTTGTCGAGACAACTCATCCGCATCCGCTCCGGAGGCGGATTTCTATCAGTGTGTCATTTTACGAAACGCACTCGCGGTGTCTGGTTCCTGCGTTCCCAGATACTCTATTGCGCCCCAGAACGATCTGGCCGGCGGGTGCACGGACTTCGGGTTGGTTGCCAAATCGCGATTTCCTGATCGCTCTGTTTGGCTCGCCGCCAACGCACCGTCCTCCATTGAGGATGGGACTGGGATGTTCAATCTTCAAGCTGCAAAAGCGAAATACTCCTGAAATATTTCCATAGTGAGCGCGGGAGATTAGGGCAAAGCCGCGCTATTTCGCCGATACGAGAGTCGCTGAAAAACTTCATCACTCGCCGCGTCCGTTCTACACGCCGTTCGTCAGCGAGAGATCATAAGCGGTCGGCACGACGAGCAATCACGAATTTTGGTGGATGCCAGAGGCGATGCGCATCAAGGTTGAAGTATTGCTGCTTTCCGACAAATCAAACACGTCGCCAGCTGAGGATCAATTCCGCCGATCCATAGAGCTTGCGCGACGACAACAGCCTTGTCGCGGGAATTGAGCAGCGCGATGAGTCTCGGTCGGCTGTATTACTCTCAAGGCCATGCCGTCGAAGGACGCAATTTTCTGAACCCTGCCTTTGAGGCGTTCACGGAAGGATTTGGCACTCCCGATCTTAAACGCGCGAAGGCGCTGCTTAAGGAATGGAGTTAGGCGACAACGCGTGACTCACTATCGGTCGTCCCTTATTCAATACACTCCCGAACCGGACACGTTCCATAACCGCTCATTCTGCGAATCTGATACACGCCGCTGAACTACGTCCGCGGCCTTTGTTGGCCTTCCCTTGGGATTCGCAGATTGTCCCTTCTTGAATTGCGATCCCGTCCCGACAGTATTTACCTACCAGCGAATCTCGGCGCCCGCTTTTCGAGAAACGCCTGACGAGCTTCTTTCGCGTCATCGCTGGCAAATGCCCGTTGAATATTGGACACCTCAAGACGCAGTTGCTGTTCCATATCGATACTTTCCATGGCGCGGACTAACCCCCGTTTCAGTAAACGCAGAGTAATCGGCGACCACGCGCAGAGCTCTTGGCAATAGGCCTCTAATCGCTCCGCAAACGTGTCGTCAGCCACAACCTCACCGGCCAATCCCCAAGCTACCGCCTCTTCACCTTTCAGACTGCGGTTTTCGGCCATAAACCGCATAGCGCGCTCGTAACCGATCGCTTGTGGAAGAGTAATAGTAAGACCAGCATCCGGAGAACCGCCGATGCGAGTGTATCCGGCCATCAGGCGAGCACTTTTACTCACGAGCCGTATGTCAGTCGCCATTGCAAGGCCCAGTCCAGCGCCAACGGCAACGCCATTTATACCGCCCACGACCGGCTTCTCGCAGCGCTTACGGATAGAGAGCAAAAAATGGCCGACCCAGCCTAAATCGTCAAGCTGAGCAGATTGGGGAGAGAGCGATGAATACTTCTCACTGTCGGACAGATCGAGACCTGAGCAGAATGAGTCTCCCGAACCGGTGATAGCCAAGATCCACACGTTGTCGTCCACTGCTGCAGCATCGACAGCTTCGACTATTCCCCACGCTAGCCTTTGATTTATGGCGTTTTTCTTATCGGGGCGATTGAGGGTGATGGTTCTTACATGCCCGCTGTCTTTCACATGAAGAATATCGGTCACGTGCTGTCTCCTTGTTTTTCGGATTCTGGATAAACACTAAGCTACGCAGCAATGTTCTTTAGGCGCGCGGTAATGATGTCATCGGCCTCACGCATGATACGATCAAGAAGCTCCTGGACTGTCGGAATGTCCTTGATGAGGCCCACGACCATTCCGCAACTCCAGCCCCCGGCGTCCATATCGCCGTCCTTCATGACTTTTGGATAGACCCCCGCTACCTCTGGCGCTACATCGGCGAATGTAATTGCTTCGCCAAGTTGTTTCTCCTTGTCTAGGAGGCGCTGAACGCCAGCATTGGTGAGGACGCGTTCGGTATTGCGCAACGGGCGCATGATAAGGCGCGTATCGAGCTCGGTTGCATTGAGGATTGCTTCCTTGACCCGCGGATGAACGGGCGCCTCTTTCGTTGCAATAAACCGCGTCCCCATATTCATACCGTTGGCGCCCATAGCCAGTGCGGCTACCAGACTTCGTCCGTCTGCCATGCCGCCCGAAGCGACAAATGGGATCGTCAGTTCATCGGCCGCGCGTGGCAGTAGGATAAAGTTCGGCACGTCATCCTCACCGGGGTGCCCACCGCATTCAAATCCGTCGATGCTCAGTGCATCCACTCCGATTGCCTGCGCCTTCAGCGCGTGCCGCACGGAGGTGCATTTATGTATGACCTTCACCTCTGCTTCTTTCAAAATCGGAAGCCATTTTTGAGGATTATTGCCAGCTGTCTCGACGATCTCAATGCCGCCATCAATAATGGCGCGAATGTAACCTGGGTAATCAGGCGGCTTCACCGCAGGAAGAAACGTCAGATTGACGCCGAATGGCTTGTTGGTCATCTCGCGGCAACGGCGGATTTCCGCGGCTAGGTCGGCTGCGGTCGGCTGGGTCAACGACGTGATCAAGCCGAGACCACCCGCATTTGCTACGGCGGAAGCCATTTCCGCGAAACCTACATAGTGCATGCCACCTTGAATGATGGGGCGTTCGATGCCGAAAAGCTCAGTGATACGAGTCTTCATTGCTGACCTTGATGCTTAGAATTGAACGAAACCGTTGAACTAGCGCTTTTCGACTTTCTCAGGCGTTATTATCTCGACCTTCACTGGGGCAGAGAAGCACTTCACAGCTATCCGCCCAAATGCGCGCATGTGATCTGATTTTGAATGGACCGGAAGACAGTCGGCGGAATCCCACTCTTCTACGAAAACCAGCTTGTTAGAATCGTCTACGCTCTCGTGAAGATCATACGCGACGCACCCCTCTTCCTTGCGCGTGGCCGAAATCGCCTCGCGCGCCGCTGCTATGAGCTCTGCCCGCATTTCCGGCTTCACCGTTAAAGTAGCGATCACGTAAACCATCGTTAAACTCCTTATTTGCCCGACGCGTAGCGCGCCGCTGGCTTTCCGGTCACCAAGACCGACTTGTAGAATTTCTTGCGCGCGCTCTCAAATTCTGTCCATAACGCCGAATCCGCGAGCGTCGGAAACGTCACATTCTCCTTCATGTCGACTGCACGCATGGCTGTTTCGACCAAGGTGTCTGCCGTCATGAAAAGCTCTTCCGGAAAACCCGGTGATGACACGCCAGATGCTGCAAAGAACTCGCTCTTGACCGGTCCTGGCAGGATGGTCTGAACCGTGATGCCGCTTTCCGCATACTCCTGCTCAAGGGATCGTGAGAAATTTAGGACGTACGCTTTCGAGCCGCTGTAGGCAGCAGCAGTGACGGAAGGACCTAGCGCAATGACGGAGGCGATATTGACCAACAAGCCGTGACCGCGGGCCTTGAAGGCCGAAAGGGCCGCAAGCGATAACGTGGTCAATGCGAGCACGTTCACTTTGACAAGATTTTCGACGATGCTTACGTCAACCTTAGAGGTTGGCCCGAGTGCGCCAACGCCGGCATTATTTACGAGGACGGAAATATCGCCACGCTCGGCAAATACATTCTGAACGCGGCGTAGATCTGCCTCATTCGCCAAATCGGCAACGATGGTTGTCACGTTGCTTCTGGAGTGCTCTTCGAGTGTGAAAGCCAGTTGCTCAAGCCGCTCCTTGCGCCGTGCAACCAAAATCAAGTCGTATCCTCGCTGCGATAGCTGTCGGGCATAAGCCAAGCCGATGCCAGAAGATGCGCCGGTTATGACTGCAGCGTGTCGAATGTCGCTCATACTGGTCCTCTCTAGACTGTGTTGCGAATTGTCGTGGTCGCTAATTCACGCGCCGCTCGTAGCCGCGCCAGTACTGCTCACGCAGCTCCCGCTTCAGCAGTTTTCCGGTTGGATTTCGTGGAAGGACATCGACAAATTCGACAGATTTCGGAAGTTTGTATCCAGCCAGTCGCTCACGCGCGTATGCGATGATGGTTTCGGCGTCCACAGTGCTGCCGTTGCGGCGTATGACAATTGCCTTTACGGCCTCGCCCCACTTTGGGTCGGGGACACCGATCACCGCAACATCCGCCACATCAGGTTGCCCGAAAAGCACGCTCTCGACTTCGGCGGGATAGATGTTTTCCCCGCCTGAAACGATCATGTCTTTGACGCGGTCGTGGATAAACAAATAACCGCTTTGATCGAGATACCCCGCATCGCCTGTCGAGAACCAACCGTTGCGCAAAGCCTGCGCCGTATCCTTGTCGCGGCGCCAGTAGCCCTTCATGTTCTTGACGGTTCGGCAGACAATTTCACCGACCCGTCCCACTGGAAGCGCGTTGCCTGCTGCGTCCACAATGCGAATGTCGACACCATCGATTGGCTTTCCGCACGAACGGAGCAGTTGGGAGTCGGCGCGATCGTGATCGTCGATGGACAGAACGGTTATGCCGCCCGTGGTCTCTGTGAGACCGTAGATCTGGATGAAGCCCGCGTCTTTGAAGGTCGTTACCGCTCTTTTTAGCAGATCAAGCGGTATGGGTGATGCGCCGTAAACGATCCGCCTTACACACGACAAATTAGCTTTGCCAATCAAAGGCTCGCTTAACAAAGCCAGGATCATCGCGGGCACAAGGAAAGTGACCGTGATCCGCTCCGTTTGAATGGTCTTGATCACCTGTGCCGGCACGAAATCACGGATCAGAACGAACCGCAGTCCGCCGAGCAAACAGATTAACCCGGTACCGCAACCCGCAATGTGAAACAGCGGCATTGCCACAAGGGCAATGTCTGATGATGACCAACCGCCCCATGACTTCAGTGTCTGGGGCAGCGAACCCAAGATGTTACGATTGGTCAGCTGGACGCCTTTGGGATGGCCGGTCGTGCCGCTGGTATAGAGTTGAAGACAGACATCATCAGCGTGGGCTTCAACCGCCGGATCATCGTCAGTTTGCTTGTCGCGCCACTGCCGATAGCTATTGTCGGTTGTTATGACACGTTCGACAGTCTTAAGTCCGGGGCCGGCCTTCTGGATAACGTCAACAAAGAGCTCTCCGATGAAGAGTACTTTTATCTCGGCATCGTTGATAACGTATTCTATCTCCGGCCCTGCGAGCCGGGCGTTTATTGGAACGATCACTGCATTTACTTTTGCAGCACCCAACCATATTTCGAAGAAGCAATCGGAGTTCTTATCAAGCACTCCGATGCGATCTCCCTGACCTATTCCGGCGGCACGCAAGCCGTTCGCGACCCGGCTGGACGCATCCTGCAGCTTGCCATAGGTGATATTTCTCCCCTCGTGGCTAATAGCGACAGCCTTCGGCCTGCGAGCTGCGTGAAATCGCGGAATTTCGGCAAGCGAACTCAACAGCGGATTTACATCCGACATAATGGAAACCTCCCCTGAGAGCTCTTGTGCGGCTCTTTGAGTTTTGAAGTGAACGGTCGCTAGGAAAGTGAGGCTGCTAGGTCTCTAGCGGCTCCTGGAAGTAAGACACGCCGAGCCATTCTGCGATCACCGCGGGCTTATCGACGCCCTCGATCTCGACTGCGACTTCAGATTTCGACATGTATTCCTTTGGATTTCTCAGAGTCACTTCAATCAGCTTGAAGCGAGCGCGCACACGACTGCCCGATTTAACCGGGGAGATAAACCGGATCTTGTCGAAGCCGTAGTTGACGCCCATGACCCTACCTTTGACGGCTGGAAGAGCGTCATACGTCATCGCGGCCAACATGGAGAGCGTGAGAAAACCGTGCGCCACCGTACCCCCAAAAGGGGTTTTGGCTGCCTTCTCCGGATCGACGTGAATGAATTGCCAATCCTCGGTAACGTCGGCAAATTTGTCGATGCGCTCCTGGGTTATGTCAAACCATCGCGACACACCGACCTCTTCTCCCTTTTTTGCGACGTATTCCTTGAATGTGAGCTCAGTCATTGGAATTCCACCTCTACTGGTTGGAAGAATTAGCGCTTTCGCGCGGTAAGCAAATCGCCGAACAGCTCCCAATGGGCCCCGGTGAACTTCATCATCTGCAGCTGTTCGAGCGGTGCGAAGTCGATGGAAGATGTCTTGATCTTGACGCCAGGAAGAAGGCCCTCCGGTTCCATTTCCAGATTCGCGGCCTGCTTCATGATGTTTTCGCGCGTGAGGTTGTCACTGCTTTGTTTGATGGTTTGCGCCGCTACCTGTGCAACCACATAGGCATACATGTTCAGTGAGTCAGCCTTGTTCGCGCCCGGCATGTACTTGTCCATGAACGCATGCCACTTCACGACCGCTGGATCCTTCGACCACTGCTGATCATTGACGTCCTTGAGATACGAAGCTCCCAGCACGCCTGTCGAGTTCTCGACGCCCGCCGGAATAAGTACGTTCACGATCGATGTCGCCGTGTTTGGAATGATCTGGATCGGTTTCCAGCCCAACTCACCTACCTTTTTGATGGCCTGGGCGACAAATTTGGGAGTCGCAATATAGAACACGACGTCAGGATTTGCCGCTTTCAACGATACAATGAGCGGCTCGATGGTTGGGGACGATGACTCGTAGGGAATGGCAGCAACAATCTGCTTGTCAGCCGCTGCGCCTAAGCTCTGCCGAAATCCTGCGAGGTAGTCTTTTCCAAAATCATCATTCTGATAGATGATTCCGATTTTCGCGTTGGGAAAGTTTTTCTGCAGATATTGGATGTAGATATCCGCCTCAGCCTGATAGTTATTGAGGAATCCCATCGTCCAAGGAAAATTCTTGGGGTCGTCCCACTTGTTTGCACCCGAGGTGAGGAACAGATGGGGAATTTTCCTGGCATTTAGGTATTTATGGATCGCACTGTTTCCGGGCGTGCCTAACGGACTGAGAAGAAACAAAACCTCATCGCTTTCGACGAGCTTTCGAGCTTGCTCTACGGTCTTCGGAGGGCTGTAAGCGTCATCGTAAGAGATGTAGTTGATCTTACGGCCATTGATGCCGCCGTTGTCGTTGAGCATCTGAAAGTAAGCAGCTTGAGCCTTGGCGATTGTCGCATAAGACGACGCGGGGCCGCTGTAAGGCGATATATTGCCAATCTTGATTTCGGTATCGCTGGCTCCAGTGTCATAGGCCTTCTGAGCACTGACATTACTCGCACACGTCAGTGTCATCATGGCAGCAACAATTGCTCCGAACGCGTAAGTTCGTCGTTCCATTGGTTCCCCCGAGAGATATTCTATGTTTGATGAAAATTGACGGCGTGAGGACACCCTCAAACCGCGGTTAAGCCGCCGTCGACAGCTAAGATCTGACCGGTGATGTGTTTTCCGGCATCGCTTGCAAACAGAAGCGCGGCGCCCTTGAGATCTTCATCATCGCCAATACGGCGCAAAGGCACGCCTTCGGTGAGCTTCTCAACGCCTAGGGCCTTAATGGTACCGTGCGTCATCTTGGACGGGAAAAATCCGGGAGCCAACGCGTTGACGGTGATGCCGTACTTGCCCCATTCGCCCGCGAGACCGCGGGTAAAGTTTACTACCGCGCCCTTGCTGGTGTTGTAGGCGATCGTCCCGGTAGGACCACGATTACCGCGGAGACCCGCAATGGATGCGAGATTGATCACGCGTCCGTACTTGTTCGGAATCATCGACTTCTTTGCGATGGCCTGCGAGAGCACGAACAGCGAGCGGATGTTAAGATTCATGACCTTATCCCACGCATCAACGGGATGATCTTCGGCAGGGGCGCCCCAGGATGCGCCTGCGTTGTTGACAAGGATGTCGACCTTGCCAAGCTTGGCGATCGCCTCGTCGGTAAGTCGTGCAATATCTTGATCTTTTGAGTTATCGGCAGCGATCCACTCGACCTTCGCGCCTCTGTCTTTAAGATGCTTGGCAGCGGTCTCAAGGTCTTCGGCTTTGCGCGACGAAATCACGAGGCGCGCGCCTTGGTCGGCCAGTGCTTCAGCGATCTGCAAACCAAGGCCACGCGAAGCGCCGGTCACCAACGCTGTCTTTCCGGTCAGGTCGAAAGCTTTCATAGCTGAGTTCATCGGTTGTTCCTTTCGATTTTCAGATTGTTCAAAGTGCAGCAGCGGCGAGGTCCATGAGCCCTCGCGAGCCTAGAGCTGCCCGTTCTAGAAAAGTTGAAGTCATGGGAAGTTCGCGCTCCATCCAGTAGCGCGCGAGCACAAGCTTGCGCTCAAGAAACTCCCTATCTGCACGGTTGGCCTTGAGAAGATCGTGCGCAACGCGTGCGGCTCGGGCCCACATCAACCCAATGGAGACGACGCCGAATATGTTCAGGACGTCGTACGACGCGGCCGCAATGTCGTATGTCGAACCACTGTTCGCGCGTACCCATTCAACTGCAGCTTCAAGGTCTTTTGCTGCTTTTCGAAGCGCGTCCGATAGATCGTCCAGCCCTACTTCCTCGCAGCTTTCGATAGCTACCGTGATTTCGGACGCAAAGGCCTCGTAGGCCCGGCTGCCATCTGCCCCCAGCTTGCGCGCGACGAGGTCGTGCGCCTGGACGCCGTTCGCACCTTCGTAAATCTGGTAAATGCGGGAGTCGCGGACAAACTGCTCAACGCCGTTATCCCGGATGTACCCATGGCCGCCATAAATCTGCACGGCAGCGT is from Afipia massiliensis and encodes:
- the groL gene encoding chaperonin GroEL (60 kDa chaperone family; promotes refolding of misfolded polypeptides especially under stressful conditions; forms two stacked rings of heptamers to form a barrel-shaped 14mer; ends can be capped by GroES; misfolded proteins enter the barrel where they are refolded when GroES binds), which translates into the protein MSAKEVKFSVDARDKMLRGVEILNNAVKVTLGPKGRNVVLDKSFGAPRITKDGVTVAKEIELEDKFENMGAQMVREVASKSADAAGDGTTTATVLAAAIVKEGCKAVAAGMNPMDLKRGIDLAVEAVVADLVKNSKKVTSNDEIAQVGTISANGDAEIGKFLADAMKKVGNEGVITVEEAKSLETELDVVEGMQFDRGYISPYFVTNADKMRVEFDDAYILIYERKLSSLNELLPLLEAVVQTGKPLVIVAEDVEGEALATLVVNRLRGGLKVAAVKAPGFGDRRKAMLQDIAVLTGGQAISEDLGIKLENVTLNMLGRAKKVMIDKENTTIVNGAGKKADIEARITQIKAQIEETTSDYDREKLQERLAKLAGGVAVIRVGGATEVEVRERKDRVDDAMHATRAAVEEGIVPGGGVALLRASEALKKVKTHNEDQKTGVEIVRKALSAPARQIAINAGEDGSIIVGKILEKEQYAYGFDSQSSEYGNLVSKGIIDPTKVVRAAIQNAASVAGLLITTEAMVAELPKKNAPAMLGGGGGMGGMDF
- a CDS encoding DUF1488 family protein, which translates into the protein MVVAGGDYVHFVVEYGGKIEKCRVTETALLNRERLSKKYAGHAQLIAIFVRHRAEIECLALAKLQREGHSDRSVVVTTEDLNP
- a CDS encoding enoyl-CoA hydratase/isomerase family protein, with the protein product MTDILHVKDSGHVRTITLNRPDKKNAINQRLAWGIVEAVDAAAVDDNVWILAITGSGDSFCSGLDLSDSEKYSSLSPQSAQLDDLGWVGHFLLSIRKRCEKPVVGGINGVAVGAGLGLAMATDIRLVSKSARLMAGYTRIGGSPDAGLTITLPQAIGYERAMRFMAENRSLKGEEAVAWGLAGEVVADDTFAERLEAYCQELCAWSPITLRLLKRGLVRAMESIDMEQQLRLEVSNIQRAFASDDAKEARQAFLEKRAPRFAGR
- a CDS encoding NAD(P)H-dependent flavin oxidoreductase encodes the protein MKTRITELFGIERPIIQGGMHYVGFAEMASAVANAGGLGLITSLTQPTAADLAAEIRRCREMTNKPFGVNLTFLPAVKPPDYPGYIRAIIDGGIEIVETAGNNPQKWLPILKEAEVKVIHKCTSVRHALKAQAIGVDALSIDGFECGGHPGEDDVPNFILLPRAADELTIPFVASGGMADGRSLVAALAMGANGMNMGTRFIATKEAPVHPRVKEAILNATELDTRLIMRPLRNTERVLTNAGVQRLLDKEKQLGEAITFADVAPEVAGVYPKVMKDGDMDAGGWSCGMVVGLIKDIPTVQELLDRIMREADDIITARLKNIAA
- a CDS encoding putative quinol monooxygenase, with protein sequence MVYVIATLTVKPEMRAELIAAAREAISATRKEEGCVAYDLHESVDDSNKLVFVEEWDSADCLPVHSKSDHMRAFGRIAVKCFSAPVKVEIITPEKVEKR
- a CDS encoding SDR family NAD(P)-dependent oxidoreductase, which gives rise to MSDIRHAAVITGASSGIGLAYARQLSQRGYDLILVARRKERLEQLAFTLEEHSRSNVTTIVADLANEADLRRVQNVFAERGDISVLVNNAGVGALGPTSKVDVSIVENLVKVNVLALTTLSLAALSAFKARGHGLLVNIASVIALGPSVTAAAYSGSKAYVLNFSRSLEQEYAESGITVQTILPGPVKSEFFAASGVSSPGFPEELFMTADTLVETAMRAVDMKENVTFPTLADSALWTEFESARKKFYKSVLVTGKPAARYASGK
- a CDS encoding long-chain-fatty-acid--CoA ligase, which gives rise to MSDVNPLLSSLAEIPRFHAARRPKAVAISHEGRNITYGKLQDASSRVANGLRAAGIGQGDRIGVLDKNSDCFFEIWLGAAKVNAVIVPINARLAGPEIEYVINDAEIKVLFIGELFVDVIQKAGPGLKTVERVITTDNSYRQWRDKQTDDDPAVEAHADDVCLQLYTSGTTGHPKGVQLTNRNILGSLPQTLKSWGGWSSSDIALVAMPLFHIAGCGTGLICLLGGLRFVLIRDFVPAQVIKTIQTERITVTFLVPAMILALLSEPLIGKANLSCVRRIVYGASPIPLDLLKRAVTTFKDAGFIQIYGLTETTGGITVLSIDDHDRADSQLLRSCGKPIDGVDIRIVDAAGNALPVGRVGEIVCRTVKNMKGYWRRDKDTAQALRNGWFSTGDAGYLDQSGYLFIHDRVKDMIVSGGENIYPAEVESVLFGQPDVADVAVIGVPDPKWGEAVKAIVIRRNGSTVDAETIIAYARERLAGYKLPKSVEFVDVLPRNPTGKLLKRELREQYWRGYERRVN
- a CDS encoding MaoC family dehydratase; translation: MTELTFKEYVAKKGEEVGVSRWFDITQERIDKFADVTEDWQFIHVDPEKAAKTPFGGTVAHGFLTLSMLAAMTYDALPAVKGRVMGVNYGFDKIRFISPVKSGSRVRARFKLIEVTLRNPKEYMSKSEVAVEIEGVDKPAVIAEWLGVSYFQEPLET